One genomic region from Lineus longissimus chromosome 6, tnLinLong1.2, whole genome shotgun sequence encodes:
- the LOC135490034 gene encoding cytoskeleton-associated protein 2-like isoform X1, whose amino-acid sequence MIIRWKTSYRHRHVKLRELLKQKLQMWREAKTKPGIASSKPGRQKPVKGNFLENSRPVIAGSKQAGKKPILRGTQLGNSLPTLGTQHLIKPIERMNLNKSKTLGRTQKSFPAKKPVQPKQDLKQKIKLPATTMVQIQGKEHLGTDVLKTQMMTGNIPKALPSATVRSNAMNAKGIKRLSRNFTAINKVNQNVRGKVQSACEGITMKRAAPMRDRLKSWREKKEMNKVKTAERPKVPENKLTKSIGRPHPSSFVASSKKLNNIIQSYVSSDKKSQENGNKTPKTPSNPRRAKRPLNFSTNEASAKRARHLSISKSVSRLADTPGTPNPRASGRTPRRTPKNAMEDEQHHMREKLESWLKAHGKTPERHRHATCYHGACEEPWRDPVQLASPGLDECQLARQKTVLDHEDIAREVKKHIGTCMEKYQEGVLAETVLLELESRVGQVSSGRTVSSYWLCKARLMEDLGNDAQTVEVYDEAMKSGAEPKMDILKALHNFTTRLLQFDMEGDKDHDAKRKAQTEKKKPRRSVRIMEVPLTMPKKMSRVQHQVDEDNIINSSAVKFSVSSCTPLMKNLRLNDDDNSPKCYVVTPVRRSTRKSFTDLPRMLQDHDEVIDNLDDLSDHKKNKMLYNDNRNLSEKLDFDSEDEEEEGSSGDAEKEN is encoded by the exons atgataatcAGGTGGAAGACGTCATACcggcacaggcacgtgaaattAAGAG AACTCCTGAAGCAGAAACTCCAAATGTGGAGAGAAGCTAAGACGAAACCTGGAATCGCTAGCAGTAAGCCCGGCAGACAAAAGCCTGTAAAAGGGAACTTTCTAGAGAACTCTAGACCTGTGATCGCTGGCAGCAAGCAAGCTGGAAAGAAGCCCATTCTTAGAGGGACTCAGCTGGGGAACTCGCTGCCTACACTTGGAACCCAACATCTTATAAAACCAATTGAGAgaatgaatctcaacaaaagCAAAACTTTGGGACGGACTCAGAAATCTTTTCCAGCAAAGAAACCTGTCCAACCGAAACAAGATCTGAAACAAAAGATAAAGTTACCAGCAACAACGATGGTACAAATTCAGGGTAAAGAACACCTCGGGACTGACGTACTCAAAACTCAAATGATGACAGGAAATATCCCCAAGGCTCTTCCTTCAGCGACTGTGAGGTCAAACGCGATGAATGCCAAAGGCATCAAAAGACTTTCGAGGAATTTTACAGCGATAAACAAAGTTAACCAAAACGTGAGGGGAAAAGTTCAGTCAGCCTGTGAAGGTATCACCATGAAGCGGGCAGCGCCTATGAG AGACAGACTAAAGTCATGGcgggagaagaaagaaatgaataaaGTCAAAACAGCTGAAAG ACCTAAAGTCCCTGAAAATAAACTCACCAAATCAATCGGTAGGCCACACCCAAGCTCGTTTGTGGCCTCGTCCAAAAAATTAAACAACATCATCCAGTCGTACGTCTCATCAGATAAGAAGTCACAAGAAAATGGTAACAAGACGCCAAAAACTCCAAGCAACCCCAGGCGAGCAAAACGACCGTTGAACTTCTCCACAAATGAAGCAAGTGCCAAACGAGCGAGACATTTGAGTATTTCGAAATCTGTGTCGAGATTAGCGGATACGCCTGGGACGCCCAACCCACGTGCCTCAGGCAGAACTCCACGGAGAACGCCAAAGAATGCCATGGAAGACGAACAACACCATATGCG TGAGAAACTTGAATCATGGCTGAAGGCGCATGGCAAGACCCCTGAACGACATCGCCACGCCACTTGTTACCACGGTGCTTGTGAAGAGCCCTGGAGGGATCCGGTTCAGTTAGCAAGTCCTGGATTGGACGAGTGTCAGCTGGCCAGGCAG AAAACCGTGCTTGATCATGAGGATATAGCGAGGGAGGTGAAGAAACATATTGGGACATGCATGGAAAAATATCAAGAG GGAGTCCTAGCTGAGACGGTGCTGTTGGAACTGGAAAGTCGCGTGGGCCAAGTCTCGAGTGGACGCACCGTCTCTTCCTATTGGCTGTGTAAAGCCCGGCTGATGGAGGATCTTGGGAATGATGCACAGACGGTGGAGGTCTACGACGAAGCGATGAAGTCTGGAGCAGAG CCCAAGATGGACATTCTCAAGGCGCTGCACAACTTCACAACGCGGCTACTCCAGTTCGACATGGAGGGTGACAAGGACCATGATGCCAAGCGGAAGGCGCAGACGGAGAAAAAGAAGCCTCGTCGCTCCGTCAGAATAATGGAGGTGCCGCTGACGATGCCCAAGAAGATGTCTCGTGTCCAGCATCAGGTGGATGAAGACAATATCATCAATTCTTCGGCGGTTAAGTTCTCTGTGTCTTCGTGTACACCGCTCATGAAAAA TTTGAGGTTAAATGACGACGACAACAGTCCGAAATGTTACGTCGTCACACCGGTCCGCCGATCGACCCGGAAGAGTTTTACAGATCTTCCACGGATGCTACAAGATCACGACGAGGTGATTGATAATCTCGATGATCTTTCCGACCACAAGAAGAACAAGATGCTCTATAACGACAACCGGAACTTGAGCGAGAAGTTAGATTTCGATTCGgaggatgaggaggaggagggaaGCAGTGGTGATGCAGAAAAGGAGAATTAA
- the LOC135490034 gene encoding cytoskeleton-associated protein 2-like isoform X2: MDSQQELLKQKLQMWREAKTKPGIASSKPGRQKPVKGNFLENSRPVIAGSKQAGKKPILRGTQLGNSLPTLGTQHLIKPIERMNLNKSKTLGRTQKSFPAKKPVQPKQDLKQKIKLPATTMVQIQGKEHLGTDVLKTQMMTGNIPKALPSATVRSNAMNAKGIKRLSRNFTAINKVNQNVRGKVQSACEGITMKRAAPMRDRLKSWREKKEMNKVKTAERPKVPENKLTKSIGRPHPSSFVASSKKLNNIIQSYVSSDKKSQENGNKTPKTPSNPRRAKRPLNFSTNEASAKRARHLSISKSVSRLADTPGTPNPRASGRTPRRTPKNAMEDEQHHMREKLESWLKAHGKTPERHRHATCYHGACEEPWRDPVQLASPGLDECQLARQKTVLDHEDIAREVKKHIGTCMEKYQEGVLAETVLLELESRVGQVSSGRTVSSYWLCKARLMEDLGNDAQTVEVYDEAMKSGAEPKMDILKALHNFTTRLLQFDMEGDKDHDAKRKAQTEKKKPRRSVRIMEVPLTMPKKMSRVQHQVDEDNIINSSAVKFSVSSCTPLMKNLRLNDDDNSPKCYVVTPVRRSTRKSFTDLPRMLQDHDEVIDNLDDLSDHKKNKMLYNDNRNLSEKLDFDSEDEEEEGSSGDAEKEN; encoded by the exons ATGGACAGTCAACAGG AACTCCTGAAGCAGAAACTCCAAATGTGGAGAGAAGCTAAGACGAAACCTGGAATCGCTAGCAGTAAGCCCGGCAGACAAAAGCCTGTAAAAGGGAACTTTCTAGAGAACTCTAGACCTGTGATCGCTGGCAGCAAGCAAGCTGGAAAGAAGCCCATTCTTAGAGGGACTCAGCTGGGGAACTCGCTGCCTACACTTGGAACCCAACATCTTATAAAACCAATTGAGAgaatgaatctcaacaaaagCAAAACTTTGGGACGGACTCAGAAATCTTTTCCAGCAAAGAAACCTGTCCAACCGAAACAAGATCTGAAACAAAAGATAAAGTTACCAGCAACAACGATGGTACAAATTCAGGGTAAAGAACACCTCGGGACTGACGTACTCAAAACTCAAATGATGACAGGAAATATCCCCAAGGCTCTTCCTTCAGCGACTGTGAGGTCAAACGCGATGAATGCCAAAGGCATCAAAAGACTTTCGAGGAATTTTACAGCGATAAACAAAGTTAACCAAAACGTGAGGGGAAAAGTTCAGTCAGCCTGTGAAGGTATCACCATGAAGCGGGCAGCGCCTATGAG AGACAGACTAAAGTCATGGcgggagaagaaagaaatgaataaaGTCAAAACAGCTGAAAG ACCTAAAGTCCCTGAAAATAAACTCACCAAATCAATCGGTAGGCCACACCCAAGCTCGTTTGTGGCCTCGTCCAAAAAATTAAACAACATCATCCAGTCGTACGTCTCATCAGATAAGAAGTCACAAGAAAATGGTAACAAGACGCCAAAAACTCCAAGCAACCCCAGGCGAGCAAAACGACCGTTGAACTTCTCCACAAATGAAGCAAGTGCCAAACGAGCGAGACATTTGAGTATTTCGAAATCTGTGTCGAGATTAGCGGATACGCCTGGGACGCCCAACCCACGTGCCTCAGGCAGAACTCCACGGAGAACGCCAAAGAATGCCATGGAAGACGAACAACACCATATGCG TGAGAAACTTGAATCATGGCTGAAGGCGCATGGCAAGACCCCTGAACGACATCGCCACGCCACTTGTTACCACGGTGCTTGTGAAGAGCCCTGGAGGGATCCGGTTCAGTTAGCAAGTCCTGGATTGGACGAGTGTCAGCTGGCCAGGCAG AAAACCGTGCTTGATCATGAGGATATAGCGAGGGAGGTGAAGAAACATATTGGGACATGCATGGAAAAATATCAAGAG GGAGTCCTAGCTGAGACGGTGCTGTTGGAACTGGAAAGTCGCGTGGGCCAAGTCTCGAGTGGACGCACCGTCTCTTCCTATTGGCTGTGTAAAGCCCGGCTGATGGAGGATCTTGGGAATGATGCACAGACGGTGGAGGTCTACGACGAAGCGATGAAGTCTGGAGCAGAG CCCAAGATGGACATTCTCAAGGCGCTGCACAACTTCACAACGCGGCTACTCCAGTTCGACATGGAGGGTGACAAGGACCATGATGCCAAGCGGAAGGCGCAGACGGAGAAAAAGAAGCCTCGTCGCTCCGTCAGAATAATGGAGGTGCCGCTGACGATGCCCAAGAAGATGTCTCGTGTCCAGCATCAGGTGGATGAAGACAATATCATCAATTCTTCGGCGGTTAAGTTCTCTGTGTCTTCGTGTACACCGCTCATGAAAAA TTTGAGGTTAAATGACGACGACAACAGTCCGAAATGTTACGTCGTCACACCGGTCCGCCGATCGACCCGGAAGAGTTTTACAGATCTTCCACGGATGCTACAAGATCACGACGAGGTGATTGATAATCTCGATGATCTTTCCGACCACAAGAAGAACAAGATGCTCTATAACGACAACCGGAACTTGAGCGAGAAGTTAGATTTCGATTCGgaggatgaggaggaggagggaaGCAGTGGTGATGCAGAAAAGGAGAATTAA
- the LOC135490034 gene encoding cytoskeleton-associated protein 2-like isoform X3, which produces MWREAKTKPGIASSKPGRQKPVKGNFLENSRPVIAGSKQAGKKPILRGTQLGNSLPTLGTQHLIKPIERMNLNKSKTLGRTQKSFPAKKPVQPKQDLKQKIKLPATTMVQIQGKEHLGTDVLKTQMMTGNIPKALPSATVRSNAMNAKGIKRLSRNFTAINKVNQNVRGKVQSACEGITMKRAAPMRDRLKSWREKKEMNKVKTAERPKVPENKLTKSIGRPHPSSFVASSKKLNNIIQSYVSSDKKSQENGNKTPKTPSNPRRAKRPLNFSTNEASAKRARHLSISKSVSRLADTPGTPNPRASGRTPRRTPKNAMEDEQHHMREKLESWLKAHGKTPERHRHATCYHGACEEPWRDPVQLASPGLDECQLARQKTVLDHEDIAREVKKHIGTCMEKYQEGVLAETVLLELESRVGQVSSGRTVSSYWLCKARLMEDLGNDAQTVEVYDEAMKSGAEPKMDILKALHNFTTRLLQFDMEGDKDHDAKRKAQTEKKKPRRSVRIMEVPLTMPKKMSRVQHQVDEDNIINSSAVKFSVSSCTPLMKNLRLNDDDNSPKCYVVTPVRRSTRKSFTDLPRMLQDHDEVIDNLDDLSDHKKNKMLYNDNRNLSEKLDFDSEDEEEEGSSGDAEKEN; this is translated from the exons ATGTGGAGAGAAGCTAAGACGAAACCTGGAATCGCTAGCAGTAAGCCCGGCAGACAAAAGCCTGTAAAAGGGAACTTTCTAGAGAACTCTAGACCTGTGATCGCTGGCAGCAAGCAAGCTGGAAAGAAGCCCATTCTTAGAGGGACTCAGCTGGGGAACTCGCTGCCTACACTTGGAACCCAACATCTTATAAAACCAATTGAGAgaatgaatctcaacaaaagCAAAACTTTGGGACGGACTCAGAAATCTTTTCCAGCAAAGAAACCTGTCCAACCGAAACAAGATCTGAAACAAAAGATAAAGTTACCAGCAACAACGATGGTACAAATTCAGGGTAAAGAACACCTCGGGACTGACGTACTCAAAACTCAAATGATGACAGGAAATATCCCCAAGGCTCTTCCTTCAGCGACTGTGAGGTCAAACGCGATGAATGCCAAAGGCATCAAAAGACTTTCGAGGAATTTTACAGCGATAAACAAAGTTAACCAAAACGTGAGGGGAAAAGTTCAGTCAGCCTGTGAAGGTATCACCATGAAGCGGGCAGCGCCTATGAG AGACAGACTAAAGTCATGGcgggagaagaaagaaatgaataaaGTCAAAACAGCTGAAAG ACCTAAAGTCCCTGAAAATAAACTCACCAAATCAATCGGTAGGCCACACCCAAGCTCGTTTGTGGCCTCGTCCAAAAAATTAAACAACATCATCCAGTCGTACGTCTCATCAGATAAGAAGTCACAAGAAAATGGTAACAAGACGCCAAAAACTCCAAGCAACCCCAGGCGAGCAAAACGACCGTTGAACTTCTCCACAAATGAAGCAAGTGCCAAACGAGCGAGACATTTGAGTATTTCGAAATCTGTGTCGAGATTAGCGGATACGCCTGGGACGCCCAACCCACGTGCCTCAGGCAGAACTCCACGGAGAACGCCAAAGAATGCCATGGAAGACGAACAACACCATATGCG TGAGAAACTTGAATCATGGCTGAAGGCGCATGGCAAGACCCCTGAACGACATCGCCACGCCACTTGTTACCACGGTGCTTGTGAAGAGCCCTGGAGGGATCCGGTTCAGTTAGCAAGTCCTGGATTGGACGAGTGTCAGCTGGCCAGGCAG AAAACCGTGCTTGATCATGAGGATATAGCGAGGGAGGTGAAGAAACATATTGGGACATGCATGGAAAAATATCAAGAG GGAGTCCTAGCTGAGACGGTGCTGTTGGAACTGGAAAGTCGCGTGGGCCAAGTCTCGAGTGGACGCACCGTCTCTTCCTATTGGCTGTGTAAAGCCCGGCTGATGGAGGATCTTGGGAATGATGCACAGACGGTGGAGGTCTACGACGAAGCGATGAAGTCTGGAGCAGAG CCCAAGATGGACATTCTCAAGGCGCTGCACAACTTCACAACGCGGCTACTCCAGTTCGACATGGAGGGTGACAAGGACCATGATGCCAAGCGGAAGGCGCAGACGGAGAAAAAGAAGCCTCGTCGCTCCGTCAGAATAATGGAGGTGCCGCTGACGATGCCCAAGAAGATGTCTCGTGTCCAGCATCAGGTGGATGAAGACAATATCATCAATTCTTCGGCGGTTAAGTTCTCTGTGTCTTCGTGTACACCGCTCATGAAAAA TTTGAGGTTAAATGACGACGACAACAGTCCGAAATGTTACGTCGTCACACCGGTCCGCCGATCGACCCGGAAGAGTTTTACAGATCTTCCACGGATGCTACAAGATCACGACGAGGTGATTGATAATCTCGATGATCTTTCCGACCACAAGAAGAACAAGATGCTCTATAACGACAACCGGAACTTGAGCGAGAAGTTAGATTTCGATTCGgaggatgaggaggaggagggaaGCAGTGGTGATGCAGAAAAGGAGAATTAA
- the LOC135490000 gene encoding swi5-dependent recombination DNA repair protein 1 homolog, which translates to MARPMSRALKERLKRIGRVYSSPVIASNSKRQCHVEEEKGNAHDSESSQQIGDCQLSEEFECASLQTRGQSLNVDVAEALDLGCWDSQADSYCEERLDSQPRSQDTSELELGNLSGRVSKTSPIVRTIKYVQKDAQANTYNSSAKRSVSPNNSSAKRPCVSPNISSVNTRGFPNISKPASSPTDMIDSDMAGKVVDPGSLPCPVDNVDQLKKQRTALLTRLNRKEELLRKLNMVKMYRAKNDLTELQVLIDKWRTVSQDALQELVDITNDPKPSLKELIDHLHLDYKFIGFNQEEETFLPT; encoded by the exons ATG GCAAGACCAATGAGTCGAGCGTTGAAGGAGAGGCTAAAGCGCATCGGACGTGTTTATTCATCCCCAGTCATCGCTAGTAATAGTAAAAGACAATGTCatgttgaagaagaaaaaggcaATGCCCATGATTCTGAGAGCAGCCAACAGATTGGGGACTGCCAGTTATCTGAAGAGTTTGAATGTGCGTCTTTGCAAACCAGAGGACAGTCCTTGAATGTAGATGTGGCGGAGGCGCTTGATCTGGGATGTTGGGACTCGCAAGCCGATTCATACTGCGAGGAGAGACTGGATTCACAACCTCGTTCACAGGATACGTCAGAATTGGAGCTAGGTAATTTGTCAGGGAGAGTATCAAAGACTTCTCCGATTGTGAGGACAATAAAGTATGTTCAAAAAGACGCTCAAGCGAATACCTACAACTCTAGTGCAAAGAGATCAGTGTCTCCTAACAACTCTAGTGCAAAGAGACCATGTGTCTCACCAAATATCTCAAGTGTCAATACTCGGGGGTTTCCAAACATCAGCAAACCAGCATCTTCTCCCACTGATATGATAGACAGTGACATGGCTGGTAAAGTCGTGGATCCAGGCAGCCTCCCCTGTCCTGTCGACAATGTTGATCAGTTGAAGAAACAAAGGACGGCGTTATTGACACGCCTCAATCGGAAAGAAGAACTGCTGCGGAAATTAAATATGGTGAAGATGTATCGGGCTAAG AATGACCTGACGGAGCTCCAAGTACTTATCGACAAGTGGCGAACCGTATCCCAAGATGCACTGCAAGAATTGGTCGATATCACAAATGATCCAAAGCCGTCGTTGAAAGAACTCATAGACCACTTGCATCTTGATTATAAATTCATTGGATTTAATCAAGAGGAGGAGACATTTTTGCCAACGTGA
- the LOC135489288 gene encoding condensin complex subunit 2-like: MPLLSPGASTSTSRLTPTTAPEFISPSTRRHVPQAQGQVFASPALVCTEENPDEAERRARRRSRVMELQRQQLTSPGTPPGERRRSTPLSGLSNTQLADHYASCIKLSTENKINAKNAFGLHLIDYMSELIKKKEMNNFQVASSTLDASAKIYAGRVDAVHSETYKMLGGLGRGAEKQGGAGKGDQHQEAGFEDAEEASEMGDKKKKKKRRTGKTVETNLKNITVNNFNLEFEVDPLFQKTSASFDEGGTSGLLLNHLCCLDNSSQLALDSETVVTGFRMDRTASVEGQKLCSVKGFRGVLQAASSQDIEICPQFVDFTFSNWDKNSDDTLSSVIKRQSLSKDQHAFDIDAEVEPVPDPSMDQTLGGAGFDDFGGAPCDDDDDAASNYSETGSIAGESVMIGDGSEAKLVSNVMDSIKDGTVGELMQVLDTEHSDYSYFNPSLLSTWAGPSHWKVKGALTKDPMAPGTSGEKTAEKSRKKKTPFKIDYDKETEMTQFFKQSKASTMVSKTTLKRYTRSSITLPEDVHYTADRLVKLFAKPKIKIRRSKAATEDVDEGVENYDYDNQNDRENFCPATAEGGDDDDDNEGGGFDFTQAGSEYDQSAFQDVTTNQSELLEDANGNQTLLGEDLIAQPRKVAKIDIAYARTAKKMDVKRLKGAMWSLLVKREEQDKENEADNEQGVSDAVNGSHEFSQVISTLPNHVTKNMAKNLSTAICFVCILHLANEKTLKFEGLPDMSDFKITQD; this comes from the exons ATGCCATTGTTATCGCCAGGGGCGTCAACAAGCACGTCCAGACTTACCCCAACCACTGCTCCAGAGTTCATCTCGCCATCAACCAGACGCCATGTTCCCCAGGCCCAGGGCCAGGTCTTTGCGTCACCCGCCTTGGTGTGTACAGAGGAGAATCCCGATGAAGCCGAGCGACGTGCCCGGCGGAGGTCAAGGGTCATGGAGCTGCAGAGGCAGCAGCTGACGAGCCCTGGTACGCCACCTGGTGAGAGACGGCGTTCCACCCCTCTGAGTGGCCTGAGTAACACCCAACTTGCTGATCACTATGCCAGCTGTATCAAGTTGTCAACTGAGAAT aaaatcaATGCCAAGAATGCGTTTGGTCTCCATCTGATTGACTACATGTCCGAATTGATCAAGAAAAAAGAGATGAACAACTTCCAGGTGGCCAGTTCCACGCTCGATGCCAGCGCAAAGATCTACGCGGGGCGCGTTGACGCGGTCCATTCGGAGACATATAAGATGTTGGGAGGACTTGGTCGTGGAGCAGAGAAACAGGGTGGCGCTGGTAAAG GTGACCAACATCAGGAAGCAGGATTTGAAGATGCTGAGGAAGCCAGTGAAATGGGTgataagaaaaagaagaagaaaagacgG ACCGGCAAGACTGTCGAGACAAATCTGAAGAATATAACGGTTAATAATTTCAACCTGGAATTCGAAGTCGACCCGCTCTTCCAGAAAACGTCCGCATCTTTTGATGAAGGAGGAACGAGTGGGCTGCTATTGAATCATCTGTGTTGTCTGGATAACTCCTCACAGCTTGCGTTGGATTCGGAGACGGTTGTGACGGGATTCCGGATGGACAGGACAGCGTCTGTCGAGGGACAGAAGCTATGCAGTGTCAAAGGTTTTCGAG GTGTCCTCCAGGCAGCTAGTTCACAAGATATCGAGATCTGCCCGCAGTTTGTGGATTTTACTTTTTCAAATTGGGACAAAAATAGCGAC GACACACTAAGTTCTGTCATAAAGCGGCAAAGTTTGAGTAAAGATCAGCACGCGTTTGATATCGACGCTGAAGTGGAGCCAGTACCTGATCCATCCATGGATCAGACACTAGGTGGAGCTGGGTTTGACGATTTTGGTGGTGCTCcatgtgacgatgatgatgatgcag CTTCAAATTACAGCGAGACAGGTAGCATAGCTGGGGAGTCTGTGATGATTGGTGACGGATCTGAGGCGAAACTTGTCAGCAATGTCATGGACAGTATAAA GGATGGAACAGTTGGTGAACTGATGCAAGTGTTAGATACAGAGCACAGCGACTACTCTTACTTCAATCCATCCTTACTGAGCACATGGGCCGGACCATCTCACTGGAAAGTCAAAGGAGCGCTAACCAAAG ACCCGATGGCTCCCGGTACCTCGGGAGAAAAGACGGCAGAAAAATCCCGAAAAAAGAAAACGCCTTTCAAGATTGACTACGACAAAGAAACGGAGATGACGCAGTTTTTCAAACAGTCCAAAGCCTCAACGATGGTCTCGAAGACGACCTTGAAGCGATACACACGATCATCGATCACACTCCCGGAGGACGTGCATTATACCGCAGACAGGCTTGTCAAGTTATTTGCTAAACCCAAGATCAAG ATTCGTCGTTCGAAGGCTGCCACAGAAGACGTTGACGAAGGCGTAGAGAATTACGACTATGACAATCAGAACGACCGGGAAAATTTCTGTCCTGCCACCGCAGAG GgcggtgatgacgatgatgacaacgagGGTGGTGGCTTCGACTTCACGCAAGCTGGTAGCGAGTACGACCAGAGCGCATTCCAAGATGTCACGACCAACCAATCGGAGCTCCTGGAGGACGCTAATGGGAATCAGACGTTATTAGGAGAAGATCTCATAGCACAACCAAGAAAG GTGGCAAAAATAGATATTGCGTACGCTCGGACCGCCAAGAAAATGGACGTCAAAAGGTTAAAGGGAGCAATGTGGTCATTGTTGGTGAAACGGGAAGAACAAGACAAG GAAAACGAGGCGGATAACGAACAAGGTGTGTCTGACGCTGTGAACGGTAGTCACGAATTCAGCCAGGTCATCAGTACGTTGCCAAACCACGTCACGAAAAACATGGCCAAGAATCTCAGTACTGCCATCTGTTTTGTGTGTATCCTGCATCTCGCAAATGAAAAG ACACTGAAATTCGAAGGATTACCCGACATGTCTGACTTCAAGATTACTCAAGACTGA